In one Pseudarthrobacter sp. NBSH8 genomic region, the following are encoded:
- a CDS encoding DUF427 domain-containing protein produces MITATFYGQVIARSGQTVYLEGNHYFPRESLVPGTLENSWVRTLCFWKGVARYHHVRAGDHRAPNAAWSYPRPTPLARMIKGHVAFAPGGGVIVSGARP; encoded by the coding sequence ATGATCACCGCCACGTTTTACGGCCAGGTGATCGCCCGCTCCGGCCAGACGGTGTATCTGGAGGGCAACCATTACTTCCCCCGGGAGTCGCTGGTGCCGGGCACGCTGGAAAACAGCTGGGTCCGCACCCTGTGCTTCTGGAAGGGGGTTGCCCGCTACCACCACGTCCGCGCGGGGGACCACCGGGCACCGAACGCCGCCTGGTCCTACCCGCGGCCGACGCCCCTGGCCCGGATGATCAAAGGCCATGTGGCCTTCGCCCCCGGCGGGGGCGTCATCGTCAGCGGCGCCCGGCCCTGA